DNA from Candidatus Methylomirabilota bacterium:
AGCGCGTGCGCGGGCTCGCCTCGACGAGCGCCGCGCACTCGCCCGGCACGCGGCCGGCGGTGGCGAGCGTCACCTTCCGTGCGGCGAAGCCGAGGCTCTCGAGCGCCCGGCGCAGGCGGCCGACGCCGTGCTGCTCCATCAAGACCACGCCGGCGCCCTCGGCGCCGTGGCTGTGCGCCTGCACGCCTTCGAAGTGCGTGTGGTACTCGAAGTTGTCGATGTCGTACTCGCCATGGCCCGCGGCGAAGCAGATCGTCTTCACGGACGCGCGCGTGACGCGCACGATTCCGAGGGCGATGTCCCGGTCCTGGGTCGAGACGACCTGCAGCCGCCGGCCGTCGCTCTCGAGGACCGCGACGTTGTACACGCGGACGCCGAGCCGGCTCGCCAGGCCCGGGTGCTGGTCGGGATCGACGGTCCGGACCCGGAGGCGCGGGTTCGCCCTCCCCATGATCTCGAGCATCGTCTTGGCCGCCCGGCCGGCCGGGTCCTGCTTCTGGTAGAAGTAGGTCAGCTCGACGTCCGAGGTCAGCCCCTCGACCACGCGCCGCGCGTCCGGCGACGGCGTGAACGCCTTCTCGCTCGTGACGTCGAAGTGGACGTCGTGCCGGAAGAGCGCGACGTTCGCGCCGAGCGTGAGCGCGGCCGCCGCCACGACGACCGCGCCGCGGGAGAGCCGCCGCGGCCACCCCGCGCGCGCGAGCGGCAGGCGCGTGCCGGCGGCGAAGAGAACCGCGAGCGCCGCGACGACCGTGGCGAACCAGACCACGTTGATCGCGTCCGCGGCGGGGCTCACCGGTCGGCCAGGGCCCGGGTCGTCAGGAACAGCGCGAGCAGCGACAGCGTCACGTAGTACCCGGCGTCGGACAGGAACAGCGAGCCCCGCACGAAGGTCGTGAAGTGGCCGATCAGCGAGAGGTTGATGAAGAAGAGGTCGAGCGGCGCGGGCGCGAGGTAGGCCACCGAGTCCGCGAACCACAGCATGAGGAACGTGCCGAGCGAGGCCGCGGCCGCGACGACCTGGTTCTCCGTGAGCGCCGACGTCAGCGTTCCGACGGCGACGAGCAGGCACGCCAGCAGGAGAAGCGCCAGGTAGCCGCCGTAGATCGGCGCCCAGTCGGGCTGGCCGTAGAGGCCGAGCACCACGGCGTACGCGCCCGAGGCCA
Protein-coding regions in this window:
- a CDS encoding GldG family protein → MSPAADAINVVWFATVVAALAVLFAAGTRLPLARAGWPRRLSRGAVVVAAAALTLGANVALFRHDVHFDVTSEKAFTPSPDARRVVEGLTSDVELTYFYQKQDPAGRAAKTMLEIMGRANPRLRVRTVDPDQHPGLASRLGVRVYNVAVLESDGRRLQVVSTQDRDIALGIVRVTRASVKTICFAAGHGEYDIDNFEYHTHFEGVQAHSHGAEGAGVVLMEQHGVGRLRRALESLGFAARKVTLATAGRVPGECAALVEASPRTRYAPSESDVLAEYLGRGGAALLLYDVAFPIEPRLAAVLRSAGIRVGAGVVVDPLDHYFTDEQMVAVPRYADHPITRGLALSFYPGVRPLELVPAPGVTVAPLVSSSAESYVRPLGAMPAPARRAHVLAAAAEGVLPGASDARPFRLVVVGDGDFASNSFFPYMSNSDLVLAMLAWLVREERAPTLKPPVEVLPTVVLTNRQVRGIFMVTVMVLPGVVIGAGSVVWWRRRR
- a CDS encoding ABC transporter permease subunit: MRALGVLFRKELHATFTSPIAYAIGGVFLLVLGYTFSLTLFFTKVANLTYIFHQTYVLLVLLVPVLTMRVFAEERRSDTLELLLTAPVAEVWVVLSKFLASLALVTAMLVASGAYAVVLGLYGQPDWAPIYGGYLALLLLACLLVAVGTLTSALTENQVVAAAASLGTFLMLWFADSVAYLAPAPLDLFFINLSLIGHFTTFVRGSLFLSDAGYYVTLSLLALFLTTRALADR